In Segatella copri, the DNA window GCATTAGGAGCCTTCAAGCGGAAAGTTACGGTATGATTGGCGTTCACCTCTGGTGAGATAACAGGAACATTGTCAAACAATGCCTGTTGGGCAAAACTGCCAAGACTCATCAGCAAGGCAGTTGCCAAGAATGTAATTTTCTTCATTGTTGTCTAATTTTGATAATTGTTAGTCTCATTCTATAGAAGGTCTCCTAAGATTTAGAAGACCTTCCTGGTAATTATTAGAATATTTTTTGTACAAATTCAGCGAGATAGATTCTCCAATTTCGCCAAATATGTCCCCCATCTGTTTCCATATAGGTATATTTGTAGCCCTTGCTATCCAGTTTCTTTCGCAAAGCGGTGTTGTCCTTGTAGAGGAAATCGGAATTACCTATGCCAATCCAGAAGAGCTTTGGCTTGGCAGCAAAGAGGTTAGCCAACTTATCATCCACATTGTCGTAGATATACTCATTGGCACCACCGCTCCTCTGCTCCTTGCCGATGGCTGCGGAGAACAAACCTACATAACCAAAGGTCTTAGGATTGTTGATAGAAATATAGAACGAGTGGAAACCACCCATCGAAAGACCTGCTATGGCACGACCTTGAGTATTGGCGATGGTACGATAGCGACTATCCATGAACTTCACTACCTCAGGGAAAGATGCCTCGAAAGATCCCTCCATGGTCTTAGGCAATCCCAATGTAGGGACTATCAGATTATCCGATGTCTGTCCTGGAGCTGCCTCCTGAGAGATATTGCCATTAGTCATGACAACGATCATTGGCTTCGCCTTGCCTTGCGCAATGAGGTTATCGAGAATTTGCGAAGCACGTCCCAAATCCATCCACGCTTCCTCGTCGCCACCGATGCCATGCAAGAGATAAAGCACAGGATATTTCTGCTTGCTGGTCTCGTAACCAGCAGGAGTATATACTGTCATACGACGAGTAAGGCCAGCTTTGGCATCATCATACCAGACCTTTGATACGGTTCCATGCGCTACCTTGTTGACCTTGTAGAGATCTGCCTTTCCCCCACCTATCAAGAAATAGTTGGAAACGTTGGCGATGTCACGCACGGTATAGACGTTGAGATGGTCGGTAACACTGGCGCCATCTACCATCATTGTATAGCTATAAAGCTCTGGTGCCAAAGGAGCAGTGGTTGTAAAAGACCACACACCCTTCTCATCCTTCTTCAAATCGGCTACTCCAGGCATATCATACTTACCCATCGGGGTATCTATTTTCTTGGTTGGCAAGAAGTCACCTGTTATCTGTACTTTTTGAGCCCCTGGTGCCATGCAGCGGAAAGTAACGGTCTTGTCTGCATGAATCTCAGGCGAGAGCACAGGAACCTGATTAAACAAGGCTTGCTGTGCGAAACAGCCCAAATGTAAGAGCAGCGCTGCTGCAAGAATTTGTAGTTTCTTCATATCTGTTTTTAATTAATGTTTTTAATTTCACTTTATTATTGCCACACCTCACCCAACTTTTTCATAATTTTAGGCGTGCATGCAACCCAGAAGGGCCAGTCGTGTGTACCAGCGCGAGTGATGTATTCGTTAGGCACCTTATTGGCATCAAGGGCCTGTTTGAAAGAGCCAGCCGACTGAAAGAGAAAATCTTCAGTACCTATCTCGATAGTGATGCCCGGCAGTTTCGATACATCGGCCTTGCTCAACAGATCATATAGGTTAGGAGCGCCATCAATGTAGGTGGCGGGGCTGCAAGCATATACATACGAGAACATTTCGGGATGCAGCAAACCATAATAAAGCGATCCAAAGCCACCCATCGACAGGCCACCAATGGCACGCGAGGCACGGTCTTTCTTTACAGCATAGAGGTTCTCAACCGTAGGCAAGAACTCAGTGAAGAAGTAGGTCATATATTTTATATCATTGCCATTATAGTTGTCGCAATAAAAATTATCGCCACCACAGTCGGGGCAAATCACAATCATCTCAGGAGCTGTGCCATCGCTGGCCGCAGTCGAGGCATTAACGTTTATCTTTCCACCATTCAGCCAATCGTTATTGCTACCATTAGCGCCATGCAGCATATACAGCACTGGATATTCTTTGCTTTTATCATAGCCTTTCGGCAAATACACCGAATATTTCATAGTGCGACCTAGCACCGTGCTCTTAATGGTTTGGTCGCGCAGCTCGGTGCCCGTAGCCTGCATTAACGAAGCAAACTTAACTGAGAAGCTGCCCGTGGTGCTGGTGGTTTTTCCATCGGCAGTAGTGGTACCCAGGTCCTTAGCCACAAGGTTGAACAGAGCGGCACCCTCACTGCTCATGGCAGTAGAGACCTCTATCTGTCCTGAGGTGATATATTGCTTCACGCCACTGGCATCTACATAATAGCTACCGCCAGCCACGTTATAGGCGGGATTCACCCAACCGTTGTCGCACAGCCAAGCATCATGGGCATTGCCTTGCACAGTATAGGTACCAACTATACCTGTAGCCGTATTGCCCGAAGCATTAATAAGATCGAGGTAAAGGGTGGTAGCCCCCTCGGGCGATGTTACGCTAACCGAATATTTTGTTACACCAGGGAACACGGTGGTCTGACCCGTAGCCCAATCGTACGATGTAACTGGCTGCTCGTCTATCATCATCATATAGCCCGATGCCTCTGGGTCATCTACTCCCACCTCGAATGTCAAATTGCCATGGTAATCGAGTTTCACACGCTTGCCAGCTTGGTTGGTGAACAAACCACTGAAATAATATACACCTCCATAGATGGTGACATCGAGGCCGCCACTCTGCATAGCCTCACCATTCACCTTTACCACACAAGTCTTATTGGCAACTTTGTTAGATACTTCATAAGTAGCAGAAGGCAAAATCCACTCGCTACTTCCGAAATTGACAGTCACATCATTGCCTTGCGCATCCTTGATATCCACGTTGAGCGACTTGATACCTTTTCCCAACTTTGTGGTGGGCTGTACGGTAGCTTCATTAGAATGACAAATCAGCATATCGCCATACACACCTTGCAAATCATCAATCGCATCATTGTTGCAGGCGGAAAAGAACAAACCTGTTACAATTAGCCCAAATATAAAGCCTAAATATTTTTTCATAATTTCGTTTCTTTAATAATGAGTTATTGAGAAATGGCCCATCCATCATTTTGTTTGATGTTAGGGTTCAGTTCTATTTCCTTGAGAGGAATAGGCAGCAACTTGTGCTTGTTCTGGAAACCATAAGAAGAGTTGGTGTAATCCCAAGTCACCCCCTTGGAGCTGAAGTTAGGAATTTGCTTGCCCTGTGTGCCAAGAGCAGCCTCAGCATCACCCCAGCGCACCAAGTCTTGATAGCGGACAGATTCCAAGCAAAGTTCCAAGCGCTTCTCTGTCTTGATGTCATCCAAGGTTACGCTCTGCAAAGGAGTCTCCTTGGCACGTTCACGAATCTGGTTGATGTCATCGAGAGCCTTGTCTGGCTGACCAGCCTGTAAGTTAGCCTCGGCAGCCAACAGCAACACCTCTGCATAACGCATGATGCGACGGTCGGTATACTGAAATCCCTGAAAATAAGATGCATCCATGATACAGTCAGATTTCAACTGGCGATTCTTGAACATAAGATATCCCTCACATCCATAGACAGCCATACCTGGCGAAACTTTTGCGCCATATTCTGCCATTTGGCTTTCATTCAGCATCGTATGCTTGAGGCGATAACCATCAGGACCTTCAGCCTTAACAAAAGCATCGTACAAGGACTTACGAGGATTCAAGAATCCGTATGTACCCTGGGCAATTTCGTTGGCAGCAGTACCGCTCATACTGAAATAGGCTGTACGCCATCCCTGCATCAAGAAGGTCATGTCAAATTGGCTCCAAGTTTGCTCTTGGTCGTTGCGCCACTGGAGTTCGAGCATAGACTCACAGTTGTTGTTGTTGACGGCATGAAACTGCATGTCATAGTCGCCACGGAAGAGGTCGTACTTCTTGGAATCCACCACCTCATTGAGTACGGATGCAGCCTCCTGATACTTTTTCTGGAAGAGATAAGCCTTGCCCAAATAAGCCTTTGCCACTTCCTGGGTAACACGCATACCCGTCTCCTGATCGTCCTTGTTCTTCTTGGAAGGAAGTGCATTCATGCTGATGGCATCATTTAGGTCTGACTCTACAGCTGTCCAAAGAGCCTCAGGTGTGCTGTTGCCTTGGCGATATTCACCTGGTTCCAACAAATGATCTACGAGAGGAGCTGTACCCCACAAAGTGACAAGTTCGAAGTTTGCCCAAGCACGGAAGAACTTTGCCTCTGCGATGGCACGTTTCTTGACAGGAGTGTCGTTTGCCACCTTCTCAATGACCAAGTTAGACTGGTAAATCAATCCATACAAGCCAGAGAACACACCTTGTATCATGCCATTGTCTGTGCCATAGGTATATTCGTTCAACTGCTCTAAGGAGGTGTTGTCGCCACGCTGACCACCACCGCACCATACATCGTCAGAAAGGAGATTCTTGGTAAAGAACCAGTTGTAATACAATCCTTTCAGGCTGGAATACATGGAAGCCACAGCTTGCTCTGTCTGTTCATCAGTCTGGTAGAAATCATCCTGGCCGCCCATGTTTCCATGTTTCGCTATGTCGAGTCTGCTCTCACAACCGGCAAACAAAGCTGCCACTACGAGGAGCAAGCTATATATGATATTCTTTCTCATAATACGCTAAATCATTAATAGATGAATAATTTGTATTGTCTAAAATTCCAAGTTGAAACCCATGACGACTTTCTTTGCCATAGGATAAGCACCCTTGTCGATGCCCATACCACTGGTGGCATTGGCTGAAGCCTCTGGGTCGAAGCCTGGATACTTGGTGATGGTGAAGAAATCATCAAGTGATACATAAAGGCGAAGGCTGTTGATAGCCACCTTCTTTAAGAGATGCTTTGGCAAGTTGTAACCCAACTGGATTTGCTTGATTTTGAAATAAGAGCCATCATATACCATGGCACTTGAGCAAGCGTACTTATCCATGTTGTCAGCACCTGCACGTGGCTTGGTTCCATTAGGATTCTCTGGAGTCCAACGGTTGTCATAGAATACCTTTTTCAACTTGTTGACCATCTGATAGTCAGGGCGGTTGATACAGTTGAAAATCTTATTGCCAGAAGCTCCACTACCGAAGAGGGTAAAGTCGAAGCCCTTATAGGCCGCTGTCAAGGTGATACCATAGGTGAAGTTAGGAATGGCATTGCCGATGTCGGTCAAGTCACCATCTGAGATGTCACCACTGTTGTCCAAGTCGGCAAATTGAGGATTACCAGTCTCTGGATCAACGCCAGTGAACTTATAGCCACGGAAGTAATAAACAGGATAGCCCTGCTCAAAATAGGTGATGGTGTAAGTATGGAAGTTAGAACCTGGCAAACGAGTGATGGAAGGGTCGATGTAAGTTACCTCGTTCTTCAAGGTAGCGAGGTTGCCACGGATGCCATAGCTGAAGTCGCCGATATTGTCACGCCAACCCAACTCAAACTCGAAACCCTTGTTGCTTACATTACCTGCATTCATTGGAGAGGTGGTACCACCGATAACCAATGATGGGGTTGTGCCGTTTACCAACAAGTCCTTGGTTTTCTTGGTGAAGTAGTCGATGCTGAAGTTCATGCGTCCCTTAAACAAGAGACCGTCGATACCGAAGTTGGTCTGCTCAGAAGTCTCCCACTTCAGTTTATCGTTACCCATACTAGATGGACTAACAGACGTTGTATAATTATTACCAGGAACTAACGGATAAAAGCTACCCTGCGCCATATCGGTGCTGTAACGATAACCGCCCAAGGCAGCTAAACTACCATTCTGACCCCAGCTGGCTCTCAACTTCAAGCTCGTAACCACGTCACGCAAAGGAGCAAAGAATTTCTCCTCGGAGATAGTCCAACCAGCAGATACAGCAGGGAAATATCCCCAACGATTGGTAGATGGCAACTTAGATAAGTCGGCAGCATCTGCACGGAGAGAAGCCTGCAAATAATAGCGGTTCATGTAATCATAACTCAAACGTCCGAAGTAAGAGTACTTGGCAGAGCGAGTTTTTTCACCAGCGACACCCTTGGTGGCAGAGGCAGAAGCATAGTTGAGGAAGAAGAACAACGGATTATTTTTCTTGACTGCGTCCTCTTTGTTTGCAGCCAACTGACCACTTACATAATCGTAGGTAGATTCTTGGAAAGAGATACCTGCCATGGCATTGATGGTATGCTCGCCAAACTTCTTCATGTAGTTGGCAAAGTTCTCCCATTGATAATAGATGGAAGTATTGGATTGGGCACTATAGTCCACGAAATCGCGAGACTGTGTAACGTTGCCATAGAAAGGAAGTGAAGCCGAAGAACTGCGAGCACCAGAGAGACGATAGCCCAAACGAGAGGTGAACACAAAGCCCTTGAATGGCTTGAAGTCGGCATAGATAGAACCATTGACATTGAATCCACTGTTGCGAGATATGCCATTGTCACGCATGATGAATGGGTTGTATTGCTCACCTGCATAGAAAGCAGACACACCATAGTAGTTACCATTGGCGTCTGTCAAGAGGTGCTTGCCATTGGCCAAAGCTTTTGCCATGTGGGCTGGGAGATTATCTGGAGCATAGGTGACAGGAGTCAAAGGATCCATCTGAAGCACAGCTGTCAACATGCCACCATACTCATTGCTCTCAGAAACAGAGCGAACATTATATTTTTCAATCTGATTGGTTGTACCCACCTTGAGCCAAGGCTTGATCTGATATTCCGCATTGATGGTAGCGGTCATACGGCGATAAACGTCATTATCGCCTTTTACCATACCATTATTATCAAGATAGGTGAGAGAAAGGTAATAGTTGCCGTTCTGGTTACCACCATTGAAACCTATGTTATGCTTCTGCATGTGTCCCTTGCCATAGATGGCATCTACCCAAGAGGTATTGGTCTTGCCATCCCAGTTCTTGAAGAGGTAATCCTCTGTGAAAGTCTTGCCTTCCTTCATATATTGGATATACTCCTCTGCATTCATGAGCTTGGGCACCTTGGCTAAGCTTTCTGTGGTGTACTGAAAATCATAGGTGATTCTGCCTGAGCCCACTGCACCTTTCTTGGTGGTGATGAGTACAACACCATTACCAGCCTCCGCACCATAGATGGCAGCTGAGGCTGCATCCTTCAACACTTCCATGGAAGCAATATCGTTAGGGTCAAGACCACTGATATCACCCAAGCGTACACCATCTACTACGTAGAGTGGGTCGGAAGAAACGTTGGAAGAGTAACCGCGAATACGAATGGTTGGAGAGGAACCTGGGGCAGATGATGATGAGATGACCTGTACACCTGCTGTTTTACCTTGCAAGGCAGCCTTGGCATTAGTGATGGTACGATTCTCGATATCTTCTTTCTTCACCTGAGAGATGGCACCTGTTACAGAACTCTTCTTCTGAACGCCATAGCCCACAACTACCACATCGTCGAGCACCTTGTTGTCTTCATGTAATGTAATCTTAAGCTTGGAAGAGTTGGCTAAGACCTCTTTATTCTTATAGCCAAGATAAGAGAAGATAAGGGTCTTACCTTTTTGCACCTGGATCGTAAAGTTACCATCCATATCAGTTACAGCGCCACCCTTGTTGTCTCCCTGCACACGCACGGTAACACCAATCAAAGGGTCGGCATTTTGGTCAACTACGAGACCAGCGACTTTCATCAGTTCCTGCGCCAAGGCAGCAGAACCGGAAATCATCAATAAGAACACGAAGGTTAGAAACCTTCTGTAATCATTCATTTTCCTCATAGGTTTTTCTCATTTAAGATAATACTTTATTTATTAAGCTTATATTCTTGTAAATCTGTTAATTGTTTACGGTTGCAAAGGTAGTACTTTTTATCATACACCTTTTTCTAACTTGTTTTCTTGTGTTACGTTTTTGTTCAAAATGGGGTTTTCTATATGTTCAAAAACTTGCTTATTTGTTTAAAAAGCCTTATAATCTTTGTATATATCAGGGTTTTATAGTACTTTTGCAGCTACAATCAAAACCATCGATTATGAAACGAACAAAGGTATTTTATAACGCACTCATTCTCTTGGCAACCCTTCTTCTTACTGCTTGCCAGGACCAAAAAGACAGCCCCGTAGTTTCTTCACCTGAGAAGAACCTCGTCCTGTCTGAACATATCTCCAACCAAAAGGTGAAGAGCATCTGCGAAGACAGATACGGACAAATCTGGATAGGTACCTTCCGTGGTCTCAACAAGTATGATGGCAACCAGTATCACCAATACTACTGCGTGGACGATTCACTGGGATTGCCCGACAACAATATTACCCACATTTACCGTGACTCCCACAACCGACTCTGGGTAGCCACCGTCAATGGTGTATGCCTATACCAGGCCAATGGCAATTTCAAGCGAGTAAGTATCAATGGCACTAACAAGAACATCGAAAAAATCCTAGAAGACAAGGAGGGAAGAATCTTCTTCTTCACGATGACAGACCTATATCAATATGACGAAAATACCAACACTGCCATCATCAAGCTCTCCAAAATGCTGGAGAAGAACAGCTATCATATCTCTTGCCATATAGACCGAAAAGATGTGATGTGGATTGTTACCCCTTACTCTGTCAAGGGGTATCGCACCCAAGATCTCAAACTTATCGCCCAAAGCCCAGTACAGAGTTATCCCATCGCCTCTTTTCTCCTCGATGGGCATCAGCTCTACATCTCTGGCTACAATGGAATGCAGCTCTTTGATACGGATACCAGGAAATGGGGGGGGTCTCCCTGCAGCATTGCAAGGCTTGCAAATCCCCAACGACATGGTCAACTACATCCATCCGTATGGCGCAAAAGGCAACCTTCTGCTTAGCACCACCAAGCACGGATTATTCTATTTCAATGCCCAGGAGGGAACCATCCTGCCACAAAGCGACAAGAAATTCCCATTCGAAGTGCCTGATATGCAAGTCAACAAGATATTAACCGACTCCAAGGGCAACCTTTGGCTCGGGTCTGAAGACGATGGCGTAAAAACCATCTATAGATACAAGGATATGTTTAACAGCATGCCTGCCCTTCAACGTGCCATCGGCAAACAGTCCGTACTCTCCGTAGCTGCCGACAGGAATCATCACCTTTGGATTTCTACCAAGAAGAACGGACTCTATATGTATGACTTGCAAACCCAGCAACTCAAGAACATACCGATGATTTCCTATAGCAACGGCAACAGGAAGAATACCACCACCAACATCTTTGTGGATAGCAGCAATCATCTATGGCTAGCCAATGGCGACCATGTGGCAAAGTGCCAATACGATGGCACCCATCTCAACAAGGTAGCCTCCTACCCTTGCTTCATGCCTATGGACATCAGCCAAGATGCAAAGGGTAACATCTGGGTATCCACGGCATCCGTCAACATCTACTGCATTTCAGCACAAAGTGGAGAGATGACCAAAAAACAACTCTTCCCTACCACTTTCTGCTTCATTCCTAGCATCATGCGCTTGCAGAATGGCAACATGCTCATATCTGCCTTCTACAAACCTATCCTGGAAATGAATGGAAACAACTTCGATGTCCAAGAGTTTAAAGTGAATCCGGATGACTGGAAGAAGTGCATCAAGCGAAGTGCGTATATCCCTACCAAGAACTATCAAGACCGCAAGGGCAACATCTGGTTGGGTACAGTTACCAACGGACTCTTGAAGTATGACGCAAAGAGCCGCAGGCTGACCACCATAGCAGGAATTTCCTGCTCCGACATTTCCAGCATCGAGGAAGATAGAGATGGAAACATTTGGGTCAGTACGCTGTATGGACTCAACAAGATAGATGGAAAAACAGAAAAGGTAACCACCTACAACGAGGCTGACGGTGTGAAAGGCTTCCAATTCTACGATAGGGCATCGTGTAAGCTATCAGATGGAACACTCATCTTCGGCGGTACCCAAGGACTCACCATCTTCAATCCGCAAAACGTAAACACGAACCAACAGATAAGTCTGCTTTTCGAAACACTCAAGGTACATAATGAGATTATGCTTCCTGGCAAAAATGGATGCATCGAGGAGAGCATGGAAGAATCACCCCATATCCACCTAAGCTACAAACAAAACAGCTTCAGCATCGCCTTTTCTGCCATCGACTACAGCGACTACAAGCACATCCATTACTTCTACCAAATGGCAGGATTCGACAATACATGGATTGATGCAGGCAATAACAACGAGGCGTACTACTCTAATCTGCCAGCTGGCAACTATACCTTCAAGGTCAAGATGGTAGGCAACGACTCCAACAATATCATCGCCGAAAAAAGCATACAGGTAAGCATCGCCCCTGAGCCTTGGAACTCTTGGTGGGCATGGTGCCTATACCTTATTATAATGGGATGCGTCGGCTTCGTGATCTATCGGCAGAAGATGCGCATCAGCATCGAGAAGAACATGGTTCAAAAGGCTAAGGATGAGAAGGAGCAGGAACTGCGCATCAACAAGATGAACATGAGTTTCTTCGCTAATATCTCGCATGAGTTCCGGACACCACTCACCATGATTTCGGGACCAGTGGAACAACTCTGCGAAAGTGAAAGCATCAACAAGCACGACAAGTTGCTATTGAACATCATCAACCGAAGCGTGGATAGAATGCTGAGACTCGTCAACCAGTTGCTCGACTTCAACAAGTTGGAGAACGACACACTCCGCTTGCACGTCAAGCAAACCGATATTATCACCGAGATGAAACGCATCATGGACCTCTTCATCGTGAATACAGAGGAGAAAGGTATCACCTTGAACTGTCACGGCCTGGAAGGTTCCTACCTGATGCTTCTGGATTCCGACAAACTGGAAAAGATTATCAACAACCTGATGTCCAACGCCATGAAGTTTACCCCTCGTGGCGGTAAGATAGATGTATCTTTCGACACCGGTACCACTAACAAGGGAGAACAGATTATCACCATCACGGTGGCTGATACAGGCAAGGGAATCCCACAGAATGAGGTGGAGAATATCTTCAAGCGATATTATCAGTTGAACAACCAGTCCACAGGCACCATCAACTGGGGTACTGGCATCGGACTCTACTATGCCCGCAGCCTAGCCGTCCTTCACCATGGCGATTTAAAGGCGGGCAATCGCAAGGACTGCCAGGGAGCCATCTTCACCGTTACCCTGCCTACCGATGAGAGCCTCTATGCCGCCAACGAGAAAGCCCTTTTGGAGCAAGACCAGAAGATGGCTTTTCCACTGCACGACAGTCAGAAAGTGGCAGACAAGGTAAGTCAAGATAACAGTACAGACAACCGTCCGAAAATACTCATCGTAGATGACGACACCGAAGTGGTGCATTATCTTCGTACCCTCCTGGCATCATCCTATCGCATCATCTATCGTTTCGATGCCGAGAGTGCCCTGAAGGCGACAAGGGAGGAAGAACCTAGCCTCATCCTCAGCGATGTGGTGATGCCGGGAATGAGCGGCTATAATCTCTGCAAGGAAATCAAGCAAGACATCCAACTCTGCCATATCCCAGTCATCCTGGTAACGGCAAAGACCACCACCGAAAACCAAGTGGAGGGACTGAACAGCGGAGCAGATGCCTACGTTACCAAACCGTTCACCCCAAAGGTCCTCCTGGCAATGATCAACTCGCAACTCACCAACCGCGAGAAGACCAAGACCATCCTGACCAACGCCACGGAGACCGACAAGAACGTGGAGGAAGTACTGTCGCCACAAGACAAACTCTTTATGGATGAACTCTATCATATGATGGAGCAGGAACTGGCCAACTCGGAACTGGATGTCAACAAGGTAACGAAACTGATGCACATCTCCCGCACAAAGCTCTACTACAAGGTCAAGGGACTCACAGGAGAGAATCCAAGCGTCTTCTTCAAGACCTATAAGCTCAATCGTGCCGCCACCCTCATCGTGGAAGGCAAGTACAACATCTCGGAGATTGCCTACATGACGGGATTCAACACCCTCTCCCACTTCTCAACCAGCTTCAAGAAGCAATTTGGATGTACACCGAGCGAATATAGTAAGAAAACTTATTAAATTTTGATGCGAAACAGGCCTATTATGGGAAAAAATGCTTATCTTTGCATCTAGATTGATTTAATAATAGAAAAATAAAATAAATTATGAACGCAATTCACACAGACAATGCGCCTGCAGCTATCGGTCCATATAGCCAGGCTATCGAAGTAAATGGTTTTGTTTTTGCATCGGGTCAGATTCCTATCGACCCTGCAACAGGCAATTTCGTAGAAGGCGGCATCAAGGAGCAGACTCGCCAGAGCCTCACCAACGCCCAGAACATCCTGAAGGCAGCAGGTACCGACCTTTCTCATGTGGTTAAGACTACAGTTTATCTGAACAGCATGGACGATTTCGCAGCCATGAACGAGGTTTATGCCGAGTTCTTCAGCCAGCCATATCCAGCCCGTTCTGCCGTAGCTGTAGAGAAGTTGCCAAAGGGCGCCCTCGTAGAGGTTGAGGTTTTGGCAGCCAAGTAATTCTTCCTCTTTTCTATCAGGAAGTAAACATTCAAGGTGAAAATATTCTTTAGATGGTATCAAGCATTACATTAAAGAATCTGATTATAGGCTATCGTTCGAAGCACCAGCTCCGGGCGATAGCCTCACCTGTTCATGCCTCGCTCCAAGCCGGTGAACTGACCTGTCTCATCGGAGCCAACGGAGTGGGCAAATCTACCTTACTCAGAACTTTAGCCGGATTTCAGCCCGCACTTGATGGCGAAATTCTGATTCAAGACAAATCTCTTTCCGATTTCTCTGCCCAGGAACTCGCCAGAGAAATCAGCATCGTTCTCACATCGAAGACAGACCATGCCCAGCTCTCAGCAGAAGAGATTGTTGGCATAGGCCGTTCTCCCTATACCGGTTTCTGGGGCACATTATCTGCTGCCGACAAGCAGATTGTTGCTTCTGCTCTTCAGGAAACGGGCATTCAGAATCTAGCCCAGAGAAACATCAGCGAACTGAGCGATGGTGAGCGTCAGAAGGTAATGATAGCCAAAGCCTTGGCGCAGCAAACCCGCATCATCATCCTGGACGAGCCTACCGCCTTCCTCGATTTCCCCAGCAAGATAGAAACCCTACAGATGCTCAGCCGTCTGGCGCACGAACAGCATAAATCCATATTACTGTCAACCCATGACGTAGAGTTGGCGCTCCAGCTCTCCGACCGTCTCTGGCTGATGGAAGAAAGCCGTTTCTCTATCGGCACTCCTAAAGAACTGGCTGCCGATGGTTCCTTATCCAGATTCATCAATCGTGACGGCATCCGATTCAACAAGGATTCCCTCCGCATCGAAATCAAATGAGTTTTCGTAATTGATTTTTTCTATGGTTGCACGCAAGCACATGAAGAAAAAATCTCAAGTGGCTCAGTTTGCTAACTCAAGTGGCTCAATCTGCTAACTCAAGTAGTTCAGTCAGCGAGTTCAGACGTCTCAGTTAGTTAATGCAGACGTCTCGGTAAGCCTACGGATACGGCTCCGTTAGCCTACGCAG includes these proteins:
- a CDS encoding ABC transporter ATP-binding protein, giving the protein MVSSITLKNLIIGYRSKHQLRAIASPVHASLQAGELTCLIGANGVGKSTLLRTLAGFQPALDGEILIQDKSLSDFSAQELAREISIVLTSKTDHAQLSAEEIVGIGRSPYTGFWGTLSAADKQIVASALQETGIQNLAQRNISELSDGERQKVMIAKALAQQTRIIILDEPTAFLDFPSKIETLQMLSRLAHEQHKSILLSTHDVELALQLSDRLWLMEESRFSIGTPKELAADGSLSRFINRDGIRFNKDSLRIEIK
- a CDS encoding RidA family protein; amino-acid sequence: MNAIHTDNAPAAIGPYSQAIEVNGFVFASGQIPIDPATGNFVEGGIKEQTRQSLTNAQNILKAAGTDLSHVVKTTVYLNSMDDFAAMNEVYAEFFSQPYPARSAVAVEKLPKGALVEVEVLAAK